A single genomic interval of Daucus carota subsp. sativus chromosome 1, DH1 v3.0, whole genome shotgun sequence harbors:
- the LOC135150025 gene encoding uncharacterized protein LOC135150025: protein MSANDSFAAALRNLGGVHTLPKPQPKDKSAKKKKGAVKRGESGSSRQETEGTGNSSATPDPELQARDPELDSEALEVESPVLEPKKKRKKIDSSQKQVIDMTGEDPVRSAMEVVDVEGGSRPAHKFGKYSVKKVIGLMAELPSDQDWEVMEDQGLEENFKDIGDLWGQLGGRLAGFNTHALNSLKKEKEFSAETLARVRKLDKDLDRERSAREALEASLGSKIKEAELKKEAELAQKIKDAEARADDAEKRASGLEKEVADLKKELETRKAPTEVVAEFQKSQVYADALAKAAAAEVMRCWTVAEKHIKTDPGANAQSFIDLYIDVKNKVNAGGVEPEPYVAPGQDVDSDSSAESEPVDEEIPVQNPPADDHPVQDSPPV from the exons ATGTCTGCCAACGACTCCTTCGCTGCCGCCTTGAGGAACTTGGGGGGAGTTCATACCCTTCCCAAGCCTCAGCCGAAGGATAAGTCGGCAAAGAAGAAGAAGGGGGCCGTGAAGAGGGGGGAGTCCGGGTCCTCTCGTCAGGAGACGGAGGGGACCGGTAACTCGAGTGCAACCCCGGATCCAGAGTTGCAGGCGAGGGACCCGGAGCTGGATTCCGAAGCTCTTGAGGTGGAGAGTCCGGTCCTCGAGCCGAAGAAGAAGCGGAAGAAGATTGATTCTTCTCAGAAGCAAGTGATTGATATGACGGGTGAGGATCCGGTCAGGTCCGCGATGGAGGTTGTTGATGTTGAGGGCGGTTCTCGACCGGCGCACAAGTTCGGGAAATACTCGGTCAAGAAGGTGATCGGGTTGATGGCTGAGCTCCCGTCCGATCAGGACTGGGAAGTGATGGAGGATCAGGGTCTTGAAGAGAACTTTAAGGACATAGGCGACTTGTGGGGTCAG CTTGGTGGTCGGTTGGCCGGGTTCAACACCCATGCTCTGAATAgtctgaagaaggagaaggagTTTTCTGCTGAGACTCTTGCCCGGGTCCGGAAGCTGGATAAGGACCTGGATCGTGAGAGGTCAGCTCGGGAGGCCTTAGAGGCTAGTTTGGGCTCCAAGATTAAAGAGGCTGAGCTCAAGAAGGAAGCTGAGCTGGCTCAGAAAATCAAGGATGCTGAGGCCCGGGCTGATGATGCGGAGAAGAGGGCATCCGGGCTGGAGAAAGAAGTGGCTGACCTGAAGAAGGAGTTAGAGACCCGGAAAGCCCCGACTGAAGTTGTTGCCGAGTTCCAGAAGTCCCAGGTCTATGCAGATGCTCTAGCAAAGGCTGCGGCCGCGGAAGTCATGCGCTGCTGGACGGTGGCCGAGAAGCATATCAAGACCGACCCGGGTGCCAATGCTCAGAGCTTCATTGACCTGTATATTGATGTGAAGAACAAAGTCAATGCAGGTGGGGTGGAGCCCGAGCCTTACGTGGCCCCGGGTCAGGATGTGGACTCGGATTCTTCGGCTGAATCCGAACCGGTGGACGAAGAGATTCCTGTCCAAAATCCTCCTGCCGATGATCATCCCGTCCAAGACTCTCCTCCTGTTTAG
- the LOC135150054 gene encoding uncharacterized protein LOC135150054, which yields MTVGQTMEQMQKQIAILSGEGEDRISWLSNDLIHEILSFVDAKSAVQTSVLSKRWKLVWTTLPYVNFTNYIFLESELHILETRSRFISKFFLRRNILSNLLKVNFEFDHVVEQLLFPQYMFEAMFNNARDIKFETSASGFKLDSCIYSMNSPSLHKLTLRPIQGELSTTGCWNLPALTTLNLAAQPDHRILLPELHLLCLPALRTLVLEGLQLPDPISLPALTTLHLTNCILPQNSWDFPALLTLRLDAVSFPESRFFSALVNLKSLILFFRENITEECLISCPQLENLEIISPVRTTTYHSGNIIVLAHHIRNFTSVGFFPIMFGVSELENVNIKLRGSNGDEPLASLEEFKLYYTRVVYMFPGLSNAKILTLDSATVQALSAVSKLLVQVPSPFYQLNHVKVPQGHKDSSISADLKRYLLGRSPEATIVTKLPQYNSASMSCQRFQRQLPGNLATPVAEPKNDRASSSRASGETGLWKGHEVNSEFLSLLDCIEKKYPETFDPFTTNSKKLCTMKLNMLCTIVKDYTRTLMTEVDIEMIAEYRAQFANLQRSFNVKWLVNHLNCVEQFQIVHLLPDKLDAVDSFIANGSIGDHLFSGF from the exons ATGACAGTTGGGCAGACAATGGAGCAGATGCAGAAGCAGATAGCAATATTATCAGGAGAAGGTGAAGACAGAATAAGCTGGTTGAGTAACGACTTAATTCATGAAATTCTCTCCTTTGTTGATGCTAAATCGGCTGTGCAGACCAGCGTTCTCTCCAAAAGATGGAAGCTTGTCTGGACTACTCTTCCGTATGTCAATTTCACTAATTACATCTTTCTGGAATCCGAATTGCATATACTTGAAACTCGAAGTCGCTTTATTTCCAAATTTTTCCTGCGCCGAAATATTCTATCTAATTTACTCAAAGTGAATTTCGAATTTGATCATGTCGTAGAACAACTTCTTTTTCCCCAGTATATGTTTGAAGCAATGTTTAACAATGCTCgggatataaaatttgaaacttcGGCCTCAGGTTTTAAACTGGATTCTTGTATATACAGTATGAACTCTCCTTCCTTGCATAAACTCACATTAAGGCCAATTCAAGGTGAACTTTCGACAACTGGCTGTTGGAATTTACCTGCTTTAACAACTTTAAATTTGGCTGCGCAGCCCGATCATAGAATCCTCTTGCCTGAATTGCATTTGTTATGCTTGCCTGCTTTACGCACATTGGTACTCGAGGGTTTACAGTTACCGGATCCTATTAGTTTACCTGCTTTAACTACTCTTCACCTGACAAATTGCATATTGCCTCAAAATAGTTGGGATTTTCCGGCTTTATTAACTCTAAGGCTCGATGCTGTGTCCTTCCCCGAATCTAGGTTCTTCTCTGCGCTTGTCAATCTGAAAAGTCTTATCTTGTTTTTCCGGGAAAACATAACTGAAGAATGCTTGATATCTTGTCCCCAATTGGAAAACCTTGAAATCATTTCACCTGTGAGAACTACCACTTATCATTCTGGCAATATCATTGTTTTGGCGCACCATATCCGCAATTTTACTTCTGTTGGTTTCTTTCCTATCATGTTCGGAGTGTCTGAGTTGGAGAATGTGAATATAAAACTACGGGGTAGCAATGGGGACGAGCCTCTTGCATCATTGGAGGAGTTCAAGCTTTATTATACTCGGGTTGTTTATATGTTTCCAGGACTGAGCAATGCTAAGATTCTTACCCTAGACTCAGCGACCGTTCAG GCACTTTCTGCTGTTTCAAAACTTCTTGTCCAGGTTCCTTCTCCATTCTATCAGTTGAATCATGTGAAGGTACCACAGGGACATAAAGATTCAAGTATATCCGCTGACCTCAAACGCTACTTGCTTGGTCGCTCCCCAGAAGCCACCATAGTCACTAAATTGCCTCAG TATAACTCAGCTAGCATGTCCTGTCAAAGGTTTCAAAGGCAGTTGCCAGGAAATTTAGCAACTCCCGTTGCAGAGCCCAAAAATGATAGAGCGAGTTCTTCTAGGGCTTCCGGCGAAACTGGGTTATGGAAGGGCCATGAGGTTAACTCGGAGTTTTTGAGCCTACTTGATTGCATAGAGAAGAAGTATCCAGAAACCTTTGACCCCTTTACCACCAATAGCAAAAAGTTGTGTACAATGAAGCTGAACATGTTGTGTACCATAGTGAAAGACTATACCAGAACTTTGATGACTGAGGTTGATATTGAGATGATTGCGGAGTACAGGGCTCAGTTTGCAAACTTGCAAAGATCATTCAATGTAAAATGGTTGGTCAATCATCTGAATTGCGTTGAACAATTCCAGATAGTTCACCTCCTACCAGACAAGCTTGATGCAGTTGACTCTTTTATTGCTAATGGCTCAATCGGAGATCATCTATTTTCTGGTTTTTGA